The Stieleria maiorica genome includes the window CCATCTTCCAGCGCGACGTCGTTTTTGAAGGGCTGACGCGGGCCGAGCGAAACGTGGTCTATGAGGCGCGTAATCTGATCCGTGCCCAGCGGGCGCTGTTCGTCGATTTGGCGAGCGATTACTACCAGTTGTTGTTGACCTATCGTGCGATCGAGATCAGCTCGCAAGACTACTTCAGCAATCTGCGGGCGTTCTTGCAGGGCAGGGCAGAGTACTTGCAAGCCGGCCGAATTCCCCGCGTGCAAGTCGACCAGTTCGAACAGAACGCGTTGGACAGTCGCAGTTCGTTGGTCGGCGCGTGCAACACGCTGGAAAGCGCGCTCGATCGACTCAAATTGTCGATCGGGTTGCCGCCGGAGATGCCGTTGAATCTGAACCTGGAAGAGTTGGAATCGTTGACGGCCAGCGACGAGCTGACGGTGACGCGGCAACTGGTGATGCGAACTCGGCGGACGCTGCTGGATGCCGCCCAGATTCGCTTGGGGGACCGGGATGCGGCCGTCAACGGGGCGACGGTGTTGATCAACCGGCTTCGAGAAACGCTGCGGGTCCGCCGCAAGATCGAAGGGGTGACCGAAGTGACCGACGCGGAGCGAGAAACCGAGACGTTGGCGTTGCGGTTGGCACTGCTGGAAGCCCGACTGCAGAGCGATCAACTGGAATCGATCCGTTCGCGAGAGTTGAACTCGGACTTGCCGCCACCAGCGCTGATTCAGTTCGCCCGCACGATCGACCTGGTCGAATCGACGTTGTCGCAATCCGAACGCGCGGTCAAGTTGCGGGCGGACCTGGGGCTGGAAAGTGATGTCGCCGACGCGGTGACCGCCGATCAACTGAGCAAGCAGTTCTACAAGCTGCGGCGGCAATGGGACAGCGCGATCGAAGACCGGGAATTGGATCAGTTGCCAGAGCTGGTTGAAAAAGCAGACGCCTTGCTGAAGGAGACGGACGCGTTGAAGGACCGATTGGTCGGTGATCTGTTGCCCGAGGACGGCGTGGATTTTGAAAACGTGATCGTGCAAACGGTTGCCGATACCGTGGCCCTGGTCGACCGTGTGGAGACGAGTGATATCGGCGGGTTGGATGAGGTGCAGGTGGAACAGGAGCAGGCGATGTTGTTGGCCCTGTACCAGCGCTATGACCTGATGAACCGCCGGGGTGAGCTTGCCGATGACCGCCGCCAGATCAAGTTGGCCGCCGATGACTTGCGGTCGATCTTGGACATCCGCGCGACGCAGACTCTGTCGGCCAACCGCTTTGAAGAAGGAGTGTTCGATTTTACCGCCGACGGCTCCACGTCGCGGCTGGGGCTGGCGCTCGACACGCCGCTGAACCGTCGTTTGGAACGCAACACCTATCGCGCCGCGTTGATCGATTATCAAGCCGGCCGCCGCGCCTTGATCGATCTGGAAGATCAAATCAAGTTCGCCGTCCGAGAAGACCTGCGGCAACTGCGTTTGCAACGCAACCAGTATGAAATCTCGGTGGCGCGAGCGGCTCTGGCGTATGAACGAGTCGTCAGCACCCGGCTGCAATTGCAATTGGCGGTGGGGAATGTGGTCGCGCGGGACTTTTTGGAAGCCCAGCAGGCGTTCACGTCGGCGCTCAATTCGGTCGCCCGCGATCACATCTCGTTCATTCGGCGCCGAATCGAGTTGTTCTTTGACACCGAGTCGATCCGTTTGGACGCCAACGGGTACTGGTCCGGCGGGCAAGACGATTCGCTGGAGTTGCCTCCGCTGCCGGACTTCTACGATGCCAATCCCAATCCCTGGGGACGTTTGCCCAAGGGCGTGCGGTACAGCGACGAGGTGCGTCAGAATCATTAGTGCGTTGAGCTGGTCAAAGCAAAACGAATGCGATGGAATCTGGATCTCGCCATCGGGACGTTTGCGCGACGCGACCGGGACCGTCTGTCAGATGTCGAACATCGTGAACGGACGAGCGACGTTGTATCGGTCCCTACCGACGTTCTAAATCTTTGCCCCGAAGTGGGGGGCGTGAAGTGTCTTTCTGCCCCCTCATTTCTTTCCGTTTTCAGTGACGCGTCACCGTTAAAAAAAGCGGTCCGTTCGGAGAGGATCGGGGTTTACACCGAGAGCAGCTTTGCGTCTGTCGGTTGTCGTTTTCCAAACTTACATTGAGAGATCACTGATGTATCAACGTCCACAGCGACGTCCGGGTTTCACACTTGTGGAACTGTTGGTCGTTATCGCCATCATAGGCATTCTGGTGGGGCTGCTGCTGCCGGCAGTCCAAGCGGCGCGCGAGGCGGCACGCCGGATGAGTTGCAGCAATAACTTTAAGCAGCTCGGATTGGCGATCCACAACTATCATTCGGCGTACAAGCAGCTGCCGATTCACGGTGCCGGAACGGGTAGTCCCGATGGCGGCACGGCACCTGGGGGATATGGCAATGTGGATCGGACGCGGGACTGGTGGACTAATTACAGCGATGCCAACGCGTGGCGTTTGAGTTGCTTGGTCGGACTGACTCCCTTCATGGAACAGCAAGGTCTGTGGGATGAAATCAGTAATCCGAGTCGAGTCGATGCGTTGGATCCGAACACTCCGGTCGTTCCACCGTGGCCGCCAATGGGGCCGACCATTCAGTTTCTTCAGTATCGCCCCTGGGTGACCGAGATCCCGATGTTGCGTTGTCCGAGCGATCCCGGCGTGGGGCTCCCCGCACAGGGACGCAGCAACTACGCGGCTTGTGGAGGGGATTCGATGTGGTGGGCCGTCCGCGGTCCGACCAACGCGTTGGACGCCGTCGAGTCGCCCGACGGTGAACAGAAGCTGAAGAACCAAAACTACGCACGGGAGTCGCTCGCGGCGGACCGAGGCATGTTCGTTCCTCACAAATCAGCGAAGTTTCGCGACGTGCTGGATGGATTGTCCAACACGATCATGATGGGTGAAATGATCACGTATCTTGGTGACCGGGACAATCGTGGTATTCAGACGAATAACGCCGAAGGCAACCCGCCCGATGACGTTCGCGATAACCCGATGTGGTGCCAGGAGCAAGGCGACCAGATCGACCCGGATCGTCCTCGATTCTGGCTTGGCAGTCATGCGATTTCCGGCGTCAATGATGCTCGTGGATACAAGTGGGCGGATTTCCGGCCGCACTTCACGGGGATGTTCACGATTCATGGGCCCAATGCGCCGATCTGTGGCGGCAACAACGCAGGACAAACGGGGATGTTCCCACCGTCCAGTCAGCACCAAGGTGGCTGTCACGTCTTGATGGGTGATGGCGCCGTCGTCTTCTTGACCGATTCGATCGAAGCAGGTGACTCCCGCCACCCGATGGTTTGGGTCAGTGCGACCAATGTTCAAGCGGTGCCGGGTTCAGAAAGCCCCTATGGGCTGTGGGGGGCATTGGGATCCAGAGCAAACCGAGAAACG containing:
- a CDS encoding DUF1559 domain-containing protein — its product is MYQRPQRRPGFTLVELLVVIAIIGILVGLLLPAVQAAREAARRMSCSNNFKQLGLAIHNYHSAYKQLPIHGAGTGSPDGGTAPGGYGNVDRTRDWWTNYSDANAWRLSCLVGLTPFMEQQGLWDEISNPSRVDALDPNTPVVPPWPPMGPTIQFLQYRPWVTEIPMLRCPSDPGVGLPAQGRSNYAACGGDSMWWAVRGPTNALDAVESPDGEQKLKNQNYARESLAADRGMFVPHKSAKFRDVLDGLSNTIMMGEMITYLGDRDNRGIQTNNAEGNPPDDVRDNPMWCQEQGDQIDPDRPRFWLGSHAISGVNDARGYKWADFRPHFTGMFTIHGPNAPICGGNNAGQTGMFPPSSQHQGGCHVLMGDGAVVFLTDSIEAGDSRHPMVWVSATNVQAVPGSESPYGLWGALGSRANRETIQEQLNQ
- a CDS encoding TolC family protein; this encodes MSRNCFVWCFTLPLVGLFPLFSGCSRKHYRTQADQDVAAIYAETRCEEAYTLPPLAGIDVDPRSRFFDPSPEDCPALPLPEPQLYGYQLPQLATGDPNLPRKRSDIESADGAEELPPPGAEELPLPEAEGLDLGPLAGLEAESGTRAVEGFAHTGTPRSESGRGAGDEGPNAQPGRRAASDATTGRLPPHPQPFSPAKPGEKGAITNLGDDDETGAISLASGEMKLVMPRSADAVTPQVRLAELIRENEQAEDGQAENERAENERAENERAGDAQADDGLSLEGGAGEAAENQPDWDPTADNRQDTEQLRIVPIPDEFWQQLPETCVPRMLEFESVREEFRRSYPRVTTAGMTGMLSDAPRLTLPMITELASLNNRAIQTQKERLYRAALVLSGQRYEYVLRPTRRGNGSGVTYTHVRLDSTTRDGLVVPTETSVRKTTAIAGQFLASFANSVVFTFNGPQGFAADIGSDLVFDFQQTIFQRDVVFEGLTRAERNVVYEARNLIRAQRALFVDLASDYYQLLLTYRAIEISSQDYFSNLRAFLQGRAEYLQAGRIPRVQVDQFEQNALDSRSSLVGACNTLESALDRLKLSIGLPPEMPLNLNLEELESLTASDELTVTRQLVMRTRRTLLDAAQIRLGDRDAAVNGATVLINRLRETLRVRRKIEGVTEVTDAERETETLALRLALLEARLQSDQLESIRSRELNSDLPPPALIQFARTIDLVESTLSQSERAVKLRADLGLESDVADAVTADQLSKQFYKLRRQWDSAIEDRELDQLPELVEKADALLKETDALKDRLVGDLLPEDGVDFENVIVQTVADTVALVDRVETSDIGGLDEVQVEQEQAMLLALYQRYDLMNRRGELADDRRQIKLAADDLRSILDIRATQTLSANRFEEGVFDFTADGSTSRLGLALDTPLNRRLERNTYRAALIDYQAGRRALIDLEDQIKFAVREDLRQLRLQRNQYEISVARAALAYERVVSTRLQLQLAVGNVVARDFLEAQQAFTSALNSVARDHISFIRRRIELFFDTESIRLDANGYWSGGQDDSLELPPLPDFYDANPNPWGRLPKGVRYSDEVRQNH